The following are encoded together in the Fibrobacter sp. UWB13 genome:
- a CDS encoding YafY family protein — MATGYEKINKIKCKLRVPMTVSMLAQAMDCGPRTIFRHLNALEQENCGLHKFKKDGETFYVIQTEQKVDFNQKIVKQLEKLKKTMNDTTPLDLKNRKLIDSVISSMQTTDPDGFKAEAITLDPNYIMDYGPFCDHKAQDTMVSKLLSAIREGFKIRIVYRSTNEETEKKTIEVCPIKLVMRIDTLYLIAADETYAETHIFKNYLVENIMSVVQTNNCAMTLREPFCVYEHYKYAFGKYVSKEDPQTVTLLIKTGWLKTQFNKSRFSPAAEITEDKDGNMIVTLKLRLTPDFKTWLFGVLPDVKILKPESLRTEMIEKLKNTLKDMKA; from the coding sequence ATGGCTACAGGATATGAAAAGATAAATAAGATTAAATGTAAGCTTCGTGTGCCGATGACGGTGTCGATGCTTGCACAGGCGATGGATTGCGGACCGAGAACTATTTTCCGCCATTTAAATGCACTAGAACAGGAAAACTGCGGTCTCCATAAGTTCAAAAAGGATGGCGAAACTTTTTACGTTATTCAAACCGAACAGAAGGTGGACTTTAACCAGAAAATCGTCAAGCAACTTGAGAAGTTGAAAAAGACGATGAACGATACAACGCCTTTGGACTTGAAAAACCGTAAGCTCATCGATAGCGTTATTTCGTCCATGCAGACAACGGACCCGGATGGATTCAAGGCTGAAGCGATTACGCTTGACCCGAACTACATTATGGATTACGGTCCGTTCTGCGACCATAAGGCTCAAGATACGATGGTATCAAAGCTTTTGTCTGCAATTCGCGAAGGCTTCAAGATTCGCATTGTGTACAGAAGCACAAACGAAGAAACGGAAAAGAAGACCATTGAAGTTTGCCCGATTAAGCTTGTGATGCGTATTGATACGCTTTATCTGATTGCTGCCGATGAAACGTATGCCGAAACGCATATCTTTAAAAATTATCTTGTCGAAAATATCATGAGTGTGGTCCAGACGAATAACTGCGCCATGACACTTCGCGAACCGTTCTGCGTTTATGAACACTACAAGTATGCTTTTGGAAAGTATGTTTCCAAGGAAGACCCGCAAACGGTGACACTCCTTATCAAGACGGGCTGGCTTAAGACTCAGTTTAATAAGTCCCGTTTCTCTCCGGCTGCCGAAATCACCGAAGATAAAGACGGCAATATGATTGTGACGCTGAAGCTCCGCTTGACTCCGGACTTTAAAACATGGCTGTTTGGCGTGCTTCCGGATGTGAAAATTCTGAAGCCGGAATCTCTGCGCACAGAAATGATTGAAAAATTGAAAAATACATTGAAGGACATGAAGGCGTAG
- a CDS encoding BON domain-containing protein, whose protein sequence is MRQYFPYRLYSQLLYCRQCQQAVRHDVCAMDEYTTYGGMERGIPLLCVCTHCGTYHVAFSQEFAFCHKDDPQSEYAKVYGHNRIFPGDWLYFDGAARPCVVKSFFQTRDKEVVVYKKGPEDAKYEGPKIPIDHEVSPEGYRLLPAQCVNTLLGDHVYHVIRKQFGIAIGVVKDETKDKLVVKMDDGLIVFMSYPRYAENPPNQEVVSVVRKHLELLSDGLSEEVSVEAGQGIVYLRGFVESLATKRKIQTKIGEIAGLRGCVNMVRVRKNSKVSDEDLERQIWDVLDDIAHPIFKYSVKVKSGAAKVTFYYEDEVYPDELRSRIECIPGIVSLNMHGTAILKKNLGKKDLCQKIMDKLASYRFLKNSFVHVTYVGKRFLVEGRVGNIAQREFALLAVAGFARSVAVGNRLRILKT, encoded by the coding sequence ATGCGTCAGTATTTCCCTTACAGATTGTACTCGCAGCTGCTGTACTGCCGGCAATGCCAGCAGGCAGTTCGCCATGACGTCTGCGCCATGGACGAGTACACGACGTATGGGGGAATGGAACGCGGTATCCCGTTGCTTTGTGTTTGTACTCATTGCGGAACGTATCATGTGGCTTTCTCGCAGGAATTTGCGTTTTGCCATAAGGATGATCCGCAATCCGAGTATGCAAAGGTCTACGGACACAATCGAATTTTCCCGGGCGATTGGCTCTACTTTGACGGGGCTGCACGCCCTTGTGTCGTCAAGAGTTTTTTCCAGACTAGGGATAAGGAAGTTGTCGTCTATAAAAAAGGACCTGAGGATGCAAAGTACGAGGGACCAAAAATTCCGATAGACCATGAGGTGTCGCCCGAAGGTTATCGGTTATTGCCTGCCCAGTGTGTGAACACGTTGCTGGGGGACCATGTCTACCATGTCATCCGCAAGCAGTTTGGTATTGCCATTGGAGTCGTCAAAGACGAAACCAAGGACAAGCTTGTGGTGAAGATGGATGACGGATTAATCGTCTTTATGAGCTATCCGCGTTATGCGGAAAATCCGCCGAATCAAGAAGTTGTTTCTGTTGTGCGTAAGCACCTGGAACTTTTGTCGGATGGGCTTAGTGAAGAGGTTTCCGTTGAAGCGGGGCAGGGAATTGTCTATTTGCGTGGCTTTGTAGAAAGCCTTGCGACAAAGCGAAAAATACAGACCAAAATTGGTGAAATTGCGGGACTGCGCGGTTGTGTGAACATGGTTCGCGTCCGCAAGAATTCCAAGGTTTCCGACGAGGACTTGGAACGACAAATTTGGGATGTTTTGGATGATATTGCTCATCCGATTTTCAAGTACAGTGTCAAGGTAAAATCTGGCGCTGCAAAGGTGACGTTCTATTACGAAGATGAAGTTTATCCCGATGAACTGAGGTCTCGTATTGAATGTATTCCTGGCATAGTCTCATTGAATATGCATGGAACTGCGATTCTAAAAAAGAATCTCGGTAAAAAGGACCTTTGCCAGAAAATTATGGATAAGCTTGCGTCATACCGCTTCTTGAAAAATTCGTTTGTTCATGTTACGTACGTGGGCAAGCGTTTCTTGGTCGAGGGGCGTGTGGGCAATATTGCTCAGAGAGAGTTTGCGCTATTGGCTGTTGCTGGTTTTGCGCGGTCGGTAGCGGTGGGTAACCGTCTAAGAATTTTAAAAACTTAG
- the gltX gene encoding glutamate--tRNA ligase: protein MTEKSPVRVRFAPSPTGYLHVGGARTAIYNYFFAKHMGGTFYLRIEDTDRKRYNETALHDLMRDLKWLGLQWDEGPGCEGNCGPYFQSERLDIYHREIKKLLDAGCAYYCFCTEERLQEVRAEQEKSHVPVTGYDRHCRNISREEAEARIAAGEKAVIRFKVPETGVTEFDDMIRGHISYQNELLDDLVLIKRDGYPTYHFASVVDDHYMGTTHVLRGDEWISSTPKHELLYKAFGWQPPVWCHLPVILDKNGGKLSKRKGAASVGDFRDLGYLPETLVNYLALLGWNPGDDREVMSVKEMIDCFTLERINPKSASFDEKKLQWMNGQHIHMCDDEFLKGIMVEGLKAMGVDTSAEPNERLLEIVKQLKPRAHFVQDLATMAKYFFVAPTEYDEKGAKKHFGEGSKEIATLVRNMLASIEDFKTPVIEKGFYDLAERCGHKVGELVGAPRLAVSGVTAGPGLWELFEIIGKEEVLRRIDVALPLMK from the coding sequence ATGACTGAAAAAAGTCCTGTCCGTGTACGCTTTGCTCCGAGCCCCACGGGTTATTTGCATGTCGGTGGCGCACGTACGGCAATCTACAACTACTTCTTTGCAAAACACATGGGTGGCACGTTCTACCTGCGCATTGAAGATACTGACCGTAAGCGCTATAACGAAACCGCTCTCCACGACTTGATGCGCGACCTCAAGTGGCTTGGCCTCCAGTGGGATGAAGGTCCGGGTTGCGAAGGTAACTGCGGTCCGTACTTCCAGAGCGAACGTCTGGACATCTACCATCGCGAAATCAAGAAGCTCTTGGATGCCGGTTGCGCTTACTACTGCTTCTGCACGGAAGAGCGTCTGCAGGAAGTCCGTGCCGAACAGGAAAAGTCCCATGTGCCGGTGACCGGTTATGACCGCCACTGCCGTAACATTAGTCGCGAAGAAGCCGAGGCTCGCATTGCCGCCGGCGAAAAGGCTGTAATCCGCTTCAAGGTGCCCGAAACGGGCGTCACCGAATTCGATGACATGATTCGTGGTCACATCAGCTACCAGAACGAACTTCTGGATGACCTCGTGCTCATCAAGCGCGATGGTTACCCGACTTACCACTTCGCAAGCGTTGTCGATGACCACTACATGGGCACGACGCATGTGCTCCGCGGTGATGAATGGATCAGCTCCACGCCGAAGCACGAACTCTTGTACAAGGCCTTTGGCTGGCAGCCGCCTGTTTGGTGCCACCTGCCGGTGATTCTCGACAAGAACGGCGGTAAGCTTTCCAAGCGCAAGGGTGCCGCTTCTGTCGGTGACTTCCGCGACCTCGGCTACTTGCCGGAAACGCTCGTGAACTACCTCGCGCTCCTCGGCTGGAATCCGGGTGATGATCGCGAAGTGATGAGCGTCAAGGAAATGATTGATTGCTTCACGCTCGAACGCATTAACCCGAAGTCCGCAAGCTTCGACGAAAAGAAGCTCCAGTGGATGAACGGCCAGCACATCCACATGTGCGATGACGAATTCCTCAAGGGTATCATGGTCGAAGGTCTCAAGGCTATGGGCGTTGATACGAGTGCCGAACCGAACGAACGCTTGCTCGAAATCGTAAAGCAGCTCAAGCCGCGTGCGCATTTTGTGCAGGACCTCGCTACGATGGCTAAGTACTTCTTTGTCGCTCCGACGGAATACGACGAGAAGGGTGCGAAGAAGCATTTCGGCGAAGGCTCCAAGGAAATCGCAACGCTTGTGCGCAACATGCTCGCCTCCATCGAAGACTTCAAGACTCCGGTGATTGAGAAGGGCTTCTACGACCTCGCCGAACGCTGCGGTCACAAGGTAGGTGAACTGGTGGGCGCTCCGCGCCTTGCCGTGTCCGGCGTGACTGCTGGTCCTGGCCTCTGGGAACTTTTCGAAATTATCGGTAAGGAAGAAGTGCTCCGCCGCATCGACGTTGCACTCCCGCTGATGAAATAA
- the fabV gene encoding enoyl-ACP reductase FabV has translation MIIKPLIRSNMCINAHPKGCAADVKHQIEFIEKKFTTRSIPADAPKTVLVLGCSTGYGLASRIVAAFGYKATTIGVSFEKEGSDGGIGESREKTGTPGWYNNMAFDKFAKEAGLDAVTFNGDAFSHEMRQNVIDTLKKMGKKVDLLVYSVASSVRVDPDNGTIYRSVLKPIGQVFTGATIDCLSGKISTISAEPATAEEAANTVKVMGGEDWALWVRKLKEAGVLAEGVKTVAYSYIGPKLSHAIYRDGTIGGAKKHLEATAQELHKELQNDLHGEAYVSVNKGLVTRSSAVIPIIPMYISVLFKVMKEMGNHEGCIEQMERLMTERLYTGSKVPTDENHLIRIDDYELDPKVQTEVDKRMATVTQENLAEVGDLEGYRHDFLATNGFDIDGVDYEADVKTLTSI, from the coding sequence ATGATTATTAAACCGTTGATCCGCAGCAACATGTGCATTAACGCCCACCCGAAGGGCTGCGCTGCCGACGTCAAACACCAAATTGAATTTATCGAAAAGAAGTTCACTACGCGCAGCATTCCTGCCGATGCACCGAAGACCGTTCTCGTCCTCGGTTGCTCTACCGGTTACGGACTTGCAAGCCGCATTGTTGCCGCATTTGGCTACAAAGCCACAACTATCGGCGTTTCTTTCGAAAAGGAAGGCTCCGACGGTGGAATCGGGGAATCCCGCGAAAAGACAGGTACGCCGGGTTGGTACAACAACATGGCTTTTGACAAGTTCGCAAAAGAAGCGGGCCTAGATGCCGTGACGTTCAACGGTGACGCGTTCTCGCACGAAATGCGCCAAAACGTTATCGACACACTCAAGAAGATGGGCAAGAAAGTCGATTTACTCGTATACAGCGTCGCAAGCTCCGTGCGCGTTGATCCAGACAACGGAACAATCTACCGCAGCGTCTTGAAGCCGATTGGTCAAGTATTCACAGGCGCCACGATTGACTGCCTCAGCGGAAAAATCAGTACCATCAGCGCAGAACCCGCCACCGCCGAAGAAGCCGCCAATACAGTCAAAGTCATGGGCGGTGAAGACTGGGCGCTTTGGGTACGCAAGCTCAAGGAGGCAGGCGTTCTCGCCGAAGGCGTGAAGACCGTCGCTTATTCATATATCGGCCCGAAACTTTCGCACGCCATCTACCGCGACGGTACAATCGGTGGCGCCAAGAAGCATCTCGAAGCAACCGCACAGGAACTCCACAAGGAATTGCAAAACGACCTCCACGGCGAAGCCTATGTCTCTGTGAACAAAGGACTTGTCACGCGCTCTAGCGCCGTCATTCCCATCATCCCGATGTACATTTCCGTGCTCTTCAAGGTCATGAAGGAAATGGGAAATCACGAGGGCTGCATCGAACAGATGGAACGCTTGATGACCGAAAGACTTTATACGGGTTCCAAAGTCCCGACGGACGAGAATCACCTCATCCGCATCGACGATTATGAATTGGATCCGAAAGTCCAGACAGAAGTGGACAAGCGCATGGCAACAGTCACGCAAGAGAACCTCGCCGAAGTGGGTGACCTCGAAGGATACCGCCACGATTTTCTCGCGACAAACGGTTTCGATATTGATGGAGTGGACTACGAGGCGGATGTCAAAACGCTAACTAGCATATAG
- a CDS encoding sodium:alanine symporter family protein gives METLNSILDAIDGYVWGVPLIVIILFVGILLTIRLGCLQVMNLHNALRFMAHSEKDGAGEVSSFGALCTALAATIGTGNIVGVATAIGTGGPGALFWMEVAAFLGMATKYAEGLLAVKYRTVDKEGKVLGGPFYYIETGIKERFGWNMKWLAVIFAIFGMCAGLLGIGTITQVNGITSAMARLTPNAAEFVNIGGNSVSVTTAIAGLLVTIFAATVIIGGLKRIAKVSMYIVPIMAIIYIIACILLLLLNFSHISSAIETIVKAAFNPSAVTGGVVGSIFVAMQKGIARGIFSNEAGLGSAPIAAAAAKTKEPVRQGLVCMTGTFFDTIIICTMTGLAIVVSGAWDPKLGLEGVNITMEAFSRGLAIIPGGAVIAPYFLATALVFFAFTTILGWAYYSEKCLQYLIGRRDKKAILTYRWLYIFAIFIGPYLTVSAVWTSADIFNGLMAFPNLIALILLSGIVANETKTFLAKFKGDKE, from the coding sequence ATGGAAACTCTCAATTCCATTCTCGATGCTATCGATGGGTACGTCTGGGGCGTTCCCCTCATTGTCATCATCCTCTTTGTAGGCATCCTCCTCACCATCCGTCTCGGCTGTCTGCAGGTCATGAACTTGCACAACGCACTCCGCTTCATGGCGCACAGCGAAAAAGACGGCGCAGGCGAAGTATCCAGCTTCGGAGCGCTCTGCACGGCTCTCGCCGCCACAATCGGTACGGGTAACATCGTCGGTGTGGCAACCGCAATCGGCACCGGTGGCCCTGGCGCCCTCTTCTGGATGGAAGTCGCCGCATTCCTCGGCATGGCAACAAAGTATGCCGAAGGCTTGCTCGCCGTCAAGTACCGCACAGTCGATAAGGAAGGCAAGGTTCTCGGTGGTCCGTTCTATTACATTGAAACGGGTATCAAGGAACGCTTCGGCTGGAACATGAAATGGCTCGCCGTGATCTTTGCCATCTTCGGTATGTGCGCAGGCCTCCTCGGCATTGGCACCATCACGCAGGTCAATGGCATCACGAGCGCCATGGCTCGCCTCACCCCGAACGCCGCTGAATTTGTCAACATCGGCGGCAACTCCGTGAGCGTCACCACAGCAATCGCAGGCCTCCTCGTTACGATCTTTGCGGCAACCGTCATCATCGGCGGTCTCAAGCGCATTGCAAAAGTCTCGATGTACATTGTCCCCATCATGGCAATCATCTACATCATTGCCTGCATTCTCCTTTTGCTCCTCAACTTCTCGCACATTTCTTCTGCCATCGAAACGATTGTGAAGGCAGCGTTCAATCCGTCTGCAGTCACTGGCGGCGTTGTCGGTTCTATCTTTGTTGCGATGCAAAAAGGTATCGCTCGTGGCATTTTCAGTAACGAAGCGGGCCTCGGTTCTGCACCTATTGCTGCGGCCGCAGCAAAGACAAAGGAACCTGTGCGTCAGGGCCTTGTCTGCATGACAGGCACGTTCTTCGATACGATTATCATTTGTACGATGACGGGCCTTGCCATTGTGGTCTCGGGTGCTTGGGATCCGAAGCTCGGGCTCGAAGGCGTGAACATCACGATGGAAGCGTTCTCCCGCGGCCTTGCCATTATCCCGGGCGGCGCCGTGATTGCACCGTACTTCCTTGCCACGGCTCTCGTGTTCTTCGCTTTCACGACGATTCTCGGATGGGCCTACTACTCTGAAAAGTGCTTGCAGTACTTAATTGGCCGCAGGGACAAGAAGGCAATACTCACCTACCGCTGGCTCTACATCTTCGCGATTTTCATTGGACCGTACCTCACGGTAAGCGCGGTCTGGACTAGCGCAGACATCTTCAACGGCTTGATGGCATTCCCGAACCTCATTGCACTTATCCTTCTCTCTGGAATTGTAGCAAACGAAACAAAGACGTTCCTTGCTAAGTTCAAGGGAGATAAAGAGTAG